One part of the Arabidopsis thaliana chromosome 1 sequence genome encodes these proteins:
- the RABG3E gene encoding RAB GTPase homolog G3E (RAB GTPase homolog G3E (RABG3E); FUNCTIONS IN: GTP binding; INVOLVED IN: response to oxidative stress, response to salt stress; LOCATED IN: plasma membrane; EXPRESSED IN: 25 plant structures; EXPRESSED DURING: 15 growth stages; CONTAINS InterPro DOMAIN/s: Ras GTPase (InterPro:IPR001806), Small GTP-binding protein (InterPro:IPR005225), Small GTPase (InterPro:IPR020851), Ras (InterPro:IPR013753), Ras small GTPase, Rab type (InterPro:IPR003579); BEST Arabidopsis thaliana protein match is: RAB GTPase homolog G3F (TAIR:AT3G18820.1); Has 26432 Blast hits to 26400 proteins in 770 species: Archae - 38; Bacteria - 194; Metazoa - 13526; Fungi - 3963; Plants - 2941; Viruses - 20; Other Eukaryotes - 5750 (source: NCBI BLink).): MPSRRRTLLKVIILGDSGVGKTSLMNQYVNKKFSNQYKATIGADFLTKEVQFEDRLFTLQIWDTAGQERFQSLGVAFYRGADCCVLVYDVNSAKSFEDLNNWREEFLIQASPSDPENFPFVVIGNKIDVDGGSSRVVSEKKARAWCASKGNIPYYETSAKVGTNVEDAFLCITTNAMKSGEEEEMYLPDTIDVGTSNPQRSTGCEC; this comes from the exons ATGCCTTCTCGTAGAAGAACTCTCCTCAAAGTCATCATCCTCGGTGATAGCGG GGTTGGGAAGACTTCTTTAATGAATCA ATATGTTAATAAGAAGTTCAGCAACCAGTATAAGGCAACTATTGGGGCTGATTTCTTGACTAAGGAAGTTCAATTTGAAGACCGGCTTTTCACTTTACAG atcTGGGACACAGCTGGTCAAGAAAGGTTTCAGAGTCTTGGTGTTGCGTTTTATCGTGGTGCTGATTGCTGTGTTCTTGTATATGATGTCAACTCCGCAAAATCATTCGAGGATCTCAACAACTGGAGGGAAGAGTTTCTGATCCag GCAAGTCCTTCGGATCCAGAGAACTTTCCCTTTGTTGTTATCGGTAATAAGATCGATGTGGATGGTGGAAGCAGCCGGGTG GTATCAGAGAAGAAGGCTCGAGCTTGGTGTGCTTCGAAAGGAAACATTCCATACTATGAAACCTCAGCTAAAGTAGGCACCAATGTAGAAGACGCGTTCCTGTGCATAACTACGAACGCAATGAAGAgtggagaagaggaagaaat GTACCTACCAGACACGATCGATGTCGGAACCAGCAATCCACAGAGGTCAACAGGATGTGAATGCTGA
- a CDS encoding uncharacterized protein (unknown protein; FUNCTIONS IN: molecular_function unknown; INVOLVED IN: biological_process unknown; LOCATED IN: endomembrane system; EXPRESSED IN: 9 plant structures; EXPRESSED DURING: LP.04 four leaves visible, petal differentiation and expansion stage; Has 11 Blast hits to 11 proteins in 6 species: Archae - 0; Bacteria - 0; Metazoa - 0; Fungi - 0; Plants - 11; Viruses - 0; Other Eukaryotes - 0 (source: NCBI BLink).), translated as MKQQQRYLVVFIVLLSFLLFVNLSEGRTGGVAEEYWKKMMKNEPLPEPIKELLNNPFRTAQERFIQNFDTKSVVIIYHNPNE; from the exons ATGAAGCAACAGCAACGTTACTTGGTCGTCTTCATCGTCCTTTTAAGCTTTCTTCTG TTTGTGAATCTGAGTGAAGGAAGAACAGGAGGAGTTGCAGAAGAATattggaagaagatgatgaagaatgaACCGTTGCCTGAACCAATCAAAGAGCTTCTCAACAATCCTTTTAGGACCGCACAAGAGAGATTCATCCAGAATTTCGACACCAAATCTGTTGTCATCATCTACCACAATCCTAATGAATAA